A region of Natribaculum luteum DNA encodes the following proteins:
- a CDS encoding calcium-binding protein: MTDDEYESEHDSDGESRQSFTRKGALAAGGLALGAAASSTVAAQDDDDGDALVFAYDYIPGQDFEVLSQLDQSTTVQVLQLDDEEVDEISSPDEYNGYAVRYNTDADTAGTTTFVFLRDETLDTEDTETFEGDATMFSSDLNLLSDSLE; the protein is encoded by the coding sequence ATGACTGACGACGAATACGAATCCGAGCACGATAGCGACGGCGAATCACGACAGTCGTTCACGAGAAAAGGCGCACTCGCAGCGGGTGGGCTCGCACTCGGAGCGGCCGCCTCGAGTACGGTAGCAGCACAGGACGACGACGACGGCGACGCGCTGGTGTTCGCCTACGACTACATCCCGGGACAGGACTTCGAGGTGCTCTCCCAGCTCGACCAGAGCACGACAGTCCAGGTGCTCCAGCTTGACGACGAGGAGGTCGACGAGATCAGTTCGCCGGACGAGTACAACGGGTACGCCGTTCGGTACAACACGGACGCCGACACGGCGGGCACGACGACGTTCGTCTTCCTCAGAGACGAGACCCTGGATACGGAAGACACCGAGACCTTCGAGGGCGACGCGACGATGTTCAGTTCGGATCTGAACCTTCTCAGCGACTCGCTCGAGTAG